From the Maioricimonas rarisocia genome, one window contains:
- a CDS encoding sulfatase-like hydrolase/transferase has protein sequence MWQRSVLLQSLCLVALILFPQCLRDVNAADRPNVLFIFADDQCYETVRAFGHTDIDTPNLDRLVEQGTTFTRCYNMGSWSGAVCVASRTMLNTGRFLWRANEIYKTSEQERQEGRWWSEYMKQAGYRTYMTGKWHVRANAGKAFDVAVDVRGGMPTQTPQGYNRPHEGQDDPWSPSDPKFDGFWKGGTHWSEVVGNHGVDFIEDASGRDEPFFMYVAFNAPHDPRQSPQEFVDMYPVDRIAVPENFAAQYPFKDSIGCSPSLRDEKLAPFPRTEYSIKVHRQEYYAIITHMDEQIGRVLDALEESGQADNTWIFFTADHGLAVGRHGLVGKQNMYEHSVRVPFMVVGPGVAAGERIDEPIYLQDVMPTTLELAGVEKPDHVEFHSLLPMLRGERRESPYDAIYGAYLALQRSVIDDGYKLILYPKIGQARLYHVADDPHEMHDLADKPEMKPVMRKLFLKFRELQKEVGDELDVAAAFPQLAG, from the coding sequence ATGTGGCAACGTTCCGTTCTGCTTCAATCGTTGTGTCTGGTCGCGTTGATCCTGTTCCCGCAGTGCTTGCGCGACGTGAACGCAGCCGATCGTCCCAACGTGCTGTTCATCTTTGCCGATGACCAGTGCTACGAAACCGTTCGGGCCTTCGGCCATACCGACATCGACACGCCGAACCTCGATCGTCTGGTCGAGCAGGGGACGACCTTTACCCGCTGTTACAACATGGGCTCGTGGAGCGGGGCGGTCTGCGTCGCCAGCCGCACGATGCTCAACACCGGCCGGTTTCTCTGGCGGGCCAACGAGATCTACAAGACGTCGGAGCAGGAACGTCAGGAAGGTCGCTGGTGGTCGGAGTACATGAAGCAGGCCGGCTACCGCACCTACATGACCGGCAAATGGCATGTCCGCGCCAATGCCGGGAAGGCGTTCGACGTCGCCGTCGATGTGCGCGGCGGGATGCCCACCCAGACTCCCCAGGGCTACAACCGGCCGCACGAAGGGCAGGACGATCCCTGGTCGCCGTCCGATCCGAAGTTCGACGGCTTCTGGAAAGGAGGCACGCACTGGAGTGAAGTCGTCGGCAATCATGGCGTCGACTTCATCGAAGATGCCTCCGGGAGGGATGAGCCGTTCTTCATGTACGTCGCGTTCAACGCCCCGCACGATCCGCGGCAGTCGCCGCAGGAATTCGTCGACATGTATCCGGTCGACCGGATCGCGGTGCCGGAGAACTTCGCGGCCCAGTACCCGTTCAAGGATTCGATCGGCTGCAGTCCGTCGCTGCGGGACGAGAAGCTGGCGCCGTTCCCGCGGACAGAATACTCGATCAAGGTTCACCGGCAGGAGTATTACGCGATCATCACGCACATGGACGAGCAGATCGGCCGTGTATTGGATGCTCTCGAAGAGTCGGGGCAGGCGGACAACACGTGGATCTTCTTTACGGCGGATCACGGGCTGGCGGTCGGGCGGCACGGTCTGGTCGGCAAGCAGAACATGTACGAGCACAGTGTGCGTGTGCCATTCATGGTCGTGGGCCCGGGTGTGGCGGCCGGCGAGCGGATCGACGAGCCGATCTACCTGCAGGACGTGATGCCGACGACGCTGGAGCTGGCCGGCGTCGAGAAGCCGGACCATGTCGAGTTCCACAGTCTGCTGCCGATGCTGCGCGGCGAGCGGCGTGAGTCACCTTACGACGCCATCTACGGAGCGTATCTGGCACTGCAGCGGTCGGTGATCGACGATGGATACAAGCTGATTCTGTATCCGAAGATCGGCCAGGCCCGGTTGTATCACGTGGCGGACGACCCGCATGAGATGCACGATCTGGCGGACAAGCCGGAGATGAAGCCGGTGATGCGGAAGCTGTTTCTGAAGTTCCGGGAGCTGCAGAAAGAAGTGGGTGACGAGCTGGACGTCGCGGCGGCGTTCCCGCAGCTCGCGGGGTGA
- a CDS encoding lipopolysaccharide assembly protein LapA domain-containing protein, whose amino-acid sequence MIQKLKIAGIVLLAVCALIVVLQNTGPVETDILFFTLTLPHAALLFGSVMVGFIIGVFVAGRMLSRRKA is encoded by the coding sequence ATGATCCAGAAACTGAAGATCGCCGGCATTGTCCTGCTTGCCGTCTGCGCGCTGATCGTCGTGCTGCAGAACACCGGGCCGGTCGAAACCGACATCCTGTTCTTCACACTCACGCTGCCGCACGCGGCCCTGCTGTTCGGGAGCGTAATGGTTGGCTTCATCATCGGAGTGTTCGTCGCCGGGCGGATGCTGTCGCGGCGGAAGGCATAG